The following proteins come from a genomic window of Irregularibacter muris:
- the spoIIAA gene encoding anti-sigma F factor antagonist: protein MILSLSLNNKTLIVKIRGELDHHTAEEIRNEIDHELDNNAVKNILFDFSELSFMDSSGIGVLMGRYKKILQRNGQAGVYQINSQVRRVFEISGLLRILKEFESKEQALENI, encoded by the coding sequence ATGATATTATCATTGTCGCTTAATAACAAAACACTTATAGTAAAAATACGGGGGGAGTTAGATCATCATACTGCTGAGGAAATTCGTAATGAAATTGATCATGAATTAGATAATAATGCAGTGAAAAATATTTTGTTTGATTTTTCAGAGCTTAGCTTTATGGATAGTTCTGGAATAGGGGTATTGATGGGAAGATATAAGAAGATTTTACAAAGGAATGGACAAGCCGGAGTTTATCAAATAAACTCCCAAGTTAGAAGAGTGTTTGAGATATCAGGATTATTGAGAATACTTAAAGAATTTGAAAGCAAAGAACAAGCATTGGAGAATATATAA